The genomic window AGATAAATACGTCTCAGGTGTTTTTTATCCATATATGTCTGCCATGTCTTTAACTCAAAGTCATTCAGCAGGTCTTCATTCTTAAAATAAATAACCCTGCCTTCTCTTATTATCTGGTACCTGAAGGATGCAGGTTTATCGCTCATCGTGACAAGGTCAATCTTCTCCGTTCCCAGTGCTTTTGTTATCCTGGCCCATAATTTACAATATCTATCAAGTGTAAGCTTCGGGGCATAGATGGCAATATCAATGTCAGAGGTCTTCCTTGCCTTTCCTGCAACGTGAGAACCAAAGAGATAGGCAATCTCTACATCCTGAAATTCCTGCCAGATGGATGTGAGTTCCTTATTAATCTTTCGTATATTCATCAGATTGCCCTTGCCGTTAATGTAACATTATACTAAGAATTCCCACGAAGTATAAAGACATTTATTTAACTTGATAATTCCCTGTAGCTTGCTACAGGTTTTCCTGTCATTCCCACGAAAGTGGGAATCCAGTTTTTGCTTTGATCTGGATTCCTGCTTACGCAGGAATGACGTTGAAGTTGCTTAGATACCCTGCAGCTTGCTGCAGGGTTCTTCATTCAGTATTACTTGATCTTCAGGGCCTCCCTGTACACCTTGTTTCTTGGAAGATTCATATCTTTTGATGCCCGTGTTACTGCATCCTTTAAACTGAGTCCTTCCTTCTTCATCAGCATTTCGAGACAAGACCTCAGGTCTGAAATGTCTGTAACAGTTTCTTCCTGCGCACCTTCTATTATGATGGTGATCTCACCCTTCAGGCTCCTCCCCATGATCTTTTCCATAACACCTGAAACCCTGTCCCGTATGACCTCTTCAAACATCTTGGTAAGCTCCCGTGTCAGGACAATCTTTCTGTCGCCCAGGATTTCGAAGATATCTTCAAGCGTTGAAGACGCCCGCCGGGGCGTTTCAAATATAATGATAGTGCGCCTTTCCGATGACAGCTCCTTTAGCCTTTTCTGACGTGCCGCACTTTTAGAAGGAAGGAAGCCTTCAAAGACAAAGGCATCTGTTGGAAGGCCTGAGATTGAGAGGGCGGCAATGGATGCCGTGGGGCCGGGGATCGGCGTTATCTTTATGTTTTCTTCTATAGCCCTGTTGATGAGGTAGTATCCTGGATCTGATATGCCTGGAGTTCCAGCGTCAGACACCAACGCAATGTCATGTCCTTCTTTTAATTTGGCTATGAGTATTTCAGACTTTTCTTCCTTATTGTGGTCATGATAACTTGTTTGCGGTGTGTGTATGTCGTAGTGGTGAAGTAATTTCTGCGTATGGCGGGTGTCTTCAGCGGCTATTAGTCTGACGCTTCCCAGGACCTTCAATGCCCGGAGCGTTATATCCTCCAGATTGCCGATTGGCGTGCTGACAATGTATAGGATACCTTTACCTGTATTATTCAACCTCACCCTTATCCAGGATAGCGATATGCGGCAGGTTCCTGTATTTATCCTGGTAGTCAAGGCCGTAGCCGATTATGAATTTATTAGGAATAGTAAAACCGAGATATTCTATTGGCACTGAATGTTTTCTTCTTTCGGCCTTGTCAAGGAGGACGCAAAGTTTTAAAGAGTCAGGGTTTTTTGCCAGAAGCGCCTTGTAAATATAATCAAGCGTCAATCCTGAATCAATAATATCCTCAACAAGCAGCACATCTTTACCTTCTATAGGTGTGGTCAGCTCCTGTACAATATTTACTGCGCCGCAGGAGGTAGACCTTTCTTTGTAACTCGATACCATCATGAAGTCCACCATAACAGGCAATTGGATGTTTCTCACGAGATCGGCAAAAAAGGTGTAGGCGCCCTTAAGCAAACATATCATCAGCAGGTCTTTACCGTCATAATCTGCGGTAATCTTTGCCCCAAGTTCTCTGACCCTCTTTTCTATCTCCCTCTGCGTAATGAGTGGTTTGCCGTAAATGCGTTCCATGCCTTCCTTCCTTTCTTATTTGATGATACACTTGACTGGGCAACTTCAAGCCGGCCATAAAGGCCGGCGCTGCTTACGCCGCAATCCTTACAACTTTCACCTCAAGTATCTTTTTCGTTTCAGTGGTTACCCGGAACCTCTCATCACCCCTGTATCCGGCAATCCACATAATCCCTTCCGGAGAGGTCAGAAGCGGTATCCTGTCTCTCTCTCTTCGGGATATTTTTAAATCAATAAAATACTCCTTTATCTTTTTCTTCTTCCCCCCCATTCCCTGCGGGCAGAAGAAGTCGCCGTCCCTCCGGTTTCTGATGACCAGCGGTTCAGAGAATTTACTCATATCAAACAAGGCAGCGCTTCTTCCGGCCTCTGTCGCATCAGTCAATCCTTCCTTCAGAACAGGGGAGGTCCGGATAGTTGTGTTAATTTTCATTCCAGCTTCCGGTACAATAGTATCCCCCGGCACCCTTACTGTATATGCATACTGAGGGGTTGATGTCACTGCTGACCTTAAATATATGCTGAATACATCTCCTCTTCTCTCAGCCGCGACACCCGCAGGAAAATCAATCTCCCCGGCCCTGTCATTTTGCAGCAGTGCGAGCGCCTCCTCTACATGCCTGCAGGAGAGGGCAATACCCTCTGCCCCTTTAACAGCCTCTACAGCAAACCGTACGAGTCTCCTCTTCACCGGCTCCTCACAGGAGTCAAACCTTTTCACATCAAACTTTATCATGCCTTCTGACTCATTTATTACCATATCCCGGAATATTTTTCTAACATAATTATCAAGAAATACATCCTCATCTCTTAAAATATTCAGACTCCTGACAAGTGTATCCATTATATTCGGATTATATTCCTTCGCAAGATGAGGTATAAGTTCCAGACGGATCTTATTTCTCAGATAAACAGGGGTCAGGTTTGATGAGTCAATCCTGCAGTGGATATCATTTTCTGATAAATACTCTTTGATCTCTTCACGAAAGACCCCGATAAGGGGCCGTATTATCTTGTCCCTCACAGGCGGGATACCGGAAAGGCCGTGAGACCCGGCCCCCCTGAGGAGACGCATCAGGAATGTCTCTGCCTGATCATCCGCTGTATGGCCAAGGGCAATCCTGTCTGCGCCGGTTTTGTCAGCGGCTAAACCAAAGAATCTGTAGCGCACCTCGCGTGCAGCCTCCTGTTTTGATATACGATACTCCCTGGCATATGCCGGAGTATCTGAATACTCTGCAATTACCGGAACCCCGAGCGTCTTACCCATATCCTGGACAAACCTTGAATCTTCCTCTGCCTCTTCCCCGCGAAATCCGTGATTGAGATGAGCAATATGAAGGGTGAGGTCATATTCATCCTGCAATTCTTTTAACAGATGAAGGAGACAGACAGAGTCAGGGCCGGAGGAAACACCGATGAGCACGGTATCTCCTTTTGCAAGCATATCATGGTGCCTGATAGTATCCCGGACTTTTTTTATTAACATGGTCATCCGAAAATGTTCCTATGTACCAGTCATTCCCACGGAACCTGTCCCCGCAGGATTTTTCACCCGTCATTCCCACGCAAGTGGGAATCCAGAACCAGGCCCCGGTCTGGATTCCCGCTTACGCGGGAATGACGTTTTTCATGACCCCTTGTGAGCCCAGAGCTGTGAGCTTGTTGAACAGTCGAAGGGCCCATGACGGTTCACCTGAAAATGCTCCAAAGTACCCGTCATTCCCACGGAACCTGTCCCCGCAAGATTTTTCACCCGTCATTCCCACGTAAGTGGGAATCCAGAACCAGGCCATCGGTCTGGATTCCCGCTTACGCGGGAATGACGTTTTTCATGACCCCTTGCGAGCCCAGAGCTGTGAGCTTGTCGAACAGTCGAAGGGCTCATGACGGTTCACCTGAAAATGCTCCTGTGTACCCGTCATTCCCACAGAACCTGTCCCCGCAGGATTTTTCACCCGTCAGTCCCACGTAAGTGGGAATCCAGAACCAGGCCCCGGTCTGGATTCCCGCTTACGCGGGAATGACGTTTTTCATGACCCCTTGCGAGCCCAGAGCTGTGAGCTTGTTGAACAGTCGAAGGGCCCATGACGGTTCACCTGAAAATCACTGCAGCTTCGTCAGGACTGCCCTTGCATCCTCTACATCCTTCGTAATCTGCAATATCAACTCTTCCTTATCCCCGAACTTTTTTTCCTCTCTGATCATCCTGATAAACTGGACTGTCAGGTGCTCATGGTAGAGCTGTCCGCTGAAGTCAAACAGGTATACCTCTATGCCGATCCTCTCCCCGGCAAATGTCGGCTGATTACCTATGTAGCATGCGCCCTCCAGGATCATCTGACCCCGTAGTACCCTGACAGCATAAATCCCGTTTTGGGGAATAGCCTCATCAACCGTATAGATGTTTGCAGTAGGGTAGCCCAGCAGCATCCCGCGGTGATGCCCAGGCATAACGACCCCATCAACGGAATAATATCTTCCTAAAAGCCCGGCCGCAGTGTCAACCTCACCTTTCAAGAGGAGCTCACGGATCCATGAACTGCTGACCCTCTTCCCTTCGATTACTACCGGCTCTGCCTCTTCGACCTCAAAACCGAGCATCTTTCCCTTTTGACGAAGATACGGGACATCCCCTGACTGACCTTTTCCAAATTTATAATTGGCCCCTACAATAATGACCCGGGCACCTATCTTGTTGCAGAGAAGGTCCTCTGCAAATTCATCCGGGGATTTGCCGGCAAACTCAGGCGTAAATTCAATGCAAATAACGATGTTTATTCCAAATGACTGAAAAAGTTCAATCTTTTCCTGGAGAGATATCAATTGACGGGGCGCCTTATCCGGCCTTAATACCTTGGCCGGATGAGGCTCAAACGTAATGACAACGCTGACAGCTCCTGTTTCAGACGCACGCCTGACCACCCTTTGCAGGAGCTCCTGATGGCCAAGATGAACTCCATCAAAGTTTCCAATAGTCACAACCGTATTGGTGAGACCTTTTGGAATGGCGGCAATGCCCCTGATGATATTCAATTAACTATCTATCCTCCCGCAAGACCAGCGCTGCATCCTTCGCAAAATATGTAAGAATAATATCCGCACCTGCTCGTTTTATAGAAGTAAGCGTCTCCATCATCACGCGGGACTCATCTATCCATCCAAGCCGTCCGGCGGCCCTGACAAGTGAATACTCACCGCTTACATTATAGGCCGCAACCGGAATATCCCACCGCTCCTTTATCCTGCATATAATATCAAGATAGGGGAGGGCAGGCTTAACCATTACAATGTCCGCACCCTCTTCAATGTCAAGGGCGATCTCCTGCATGGCCTCCCTTGAATTGGCCGGGTCCATCTGATACGACCTCCTGTCGCCAAACTGCGGGGTTGACTCAGCCGCTTCTCTGAACGGCCCGTAAAAGGCCGAGGCATACTTTGCGCCATAGGAAATAATCGGGATATCCTCAAATCCCTCTTTGTCGAGGGCCTGCCTGATAACCGACACTCGGCCGTCCATCATATCCGACGGGGCTACAATGTCAGCGCCTGCCTTGACATGCGATACCGACTCTCTGGCAAGCAGCTCCAGCGTAGGGTCATTCAGCACCTTTCCGTCTTTCACAACGCCGCAATGTCCGTGGCTCGTATACTCACAGAGACAGACATCAGTAATAACAATGAGATCAGGCACGCTGTCCCTGATCGCCCTGACCGCCTGCTGCACAATCCCGTTGTCGTCATACGCCTCTGACCCCTTCTCATCCTTGTGCTCCGGTATCCCAAAGAGGATTACGGCAGGTATCCCAAGTGAACTCACCTCTTTTGCCTCACGAACAATATTGTCCACGGATAATTGAAAAACACCCGGCATGGAGCTGATCTCACGCTGGACATTGCGGCCGTGAACAACAAAGAGAGGGTAGATGAAATCATCAACAGAGAGGCTTGTCTCCCGCACCATCCGTCTGTGGGTCTCAGTCGCCCGCATCCTCCTCATGCGATTCTTTGGAAATGCCATATGATCGTTTCCCTCCATATCTAATGCCATTGATTCCGGCAGGGGTTCATCCCCCGCTGCAGTCCGGCTATCAGGGCCCTGGCTACGTCTTACTCCCTTTTTGCAGGACATTACAGTAATATCCGGCTATAGCCTTTGCCAGATCAGCCACTGTATATCTGTCCGGGATAATATCCACACCAAGACCATATTTTTTTACCGTATCAGACGTTACCGGGCTTATGCATGCTATCTTCACTCCTGTAAGAAGCATCTTATACTGATCCAGCCCTATAATTTCAACAAAGTTTTTAACGCATGAACTGCTCGTGAATGTTACTACATCAATTTCCCTGTCCTGAAGCATCTTCCTCAGCTTCAGCGCGTCAGCATCAGGCCGTATTGCCTTGTAAACAGGAATAACATCAACCTTTATACCCACTCTGGCAAGTTCGACGGGGAGTATGTCCCTTCCGACCTGCGCCCGTGGCAACAATACATTATTTGCGGGGCTTCCCATTTCCAGAAAACCACCGGCCACTGACTCTGCACGGAATTCATCAGGCATGAAATCAACCTCAAGGCCGTACTGTTCGACAACCTCTGCAGTCTTAAGGCCAATAGCACAAATTTTGATGCCGCTTAATGTTTGCGTTACATCCTTTTGAAGTAAAATCAATCTGCCTGCAAAAGAGGTAACCCCATTTACGCTTGTGAAAATGACCCAGTCATATTTGCTTATATTCTCTATAGCCCTGTCTGCAGCTTCCCAGCTGTCAGGCGGGGCTATGGCAATAACCGGAAACCTGACAGGCTCAGCCCCGAGTGCAGAGAGCATTGAGGCAAACTCCTCCTGCTGATCAGACGGCCTTGTTATGACTATTTTCTTCCCGGTTAGTTGCATATTCACACAAAAATCTCCAATCAAATCCCCCATCCCCCCTTTAGTAAAGGGGGGAACTAATATCCCCCTTTTATATAGAAAGGAATTATTCTCCCCCTTTGAAAAAGGGGGACTAAGGGGGATTTAATTCCGAATTCCGTATACTTCCTGCAGAATTTCCTGCCCCCCCTGCGCCAACAGGCTTTCTGCAAGGGCTATCCCTGCATCCTCAGGATTATCAGCCGTCCCTGACCTCTTTTCCCTTACCATCCTGCGTCCATCAACAGACGCAACAAACCCTTCGATTGCAATACCATCACCCTTCATTGTTGCGTAAGCGCCTATGGGAACCTGGCATCCGCCTTCGAGCCTTTTCAAAAAGGCCCTCTCTGCCCGAACACAGATGTTTGTCTCCATGTGATCAAGCGGTCTGATTATATCAAGTGTATCGCCGTCAGATTCTCTGCACTCTATACAAAGCGCTCCCTGTCCAATAGCAGGTACGCTGGTTGTTTCCGGCAGGTATTCTGTAATCCTGTCTGCCCATCCAAGCCTTCGGATGCCTGCTGCGGCAAGAATAATGGCATCAAACTCACCAGCCTCGAGTTTTTTTATCCTCGTGTCAAGATTCCCCCTGAGCGGATGGATAACAATATCAGGTCTCTGGTTAAGCAGCTGGGAAATCCTCCTGAGGCTGCTCGTACCTATACGTGCGCCGTGCCTGAGGTGTAAAAATCCACTCCCGTCCCTGGACAGCAGGGCATCCCTCGGATCTTCACGCTCCGGGATGGCGCCTATGCAAAGTCCTTCAGGGAGGATGGCAGGGACATCCTTCATACTATGAACGGCTATATCAATGTCATTCCGTAAAAGGGCGTCTTCGATCTCTTTCACAAAAAGCCCCTTGCCTCCTACCTTTGCAAGCGGGACATCGAGTATCTTATCACCTGTGGTCTTTATCTTCTGTATAGTAACAGTGATGCCTGCATAACGGGCCTCAAGCTCTGACTTTATATGCTCTGCCTGCCATATGGCAAGTTTGCTTCCCCTGCTGCCGATCCTGATTTCTTTCACTCGAAAATACTCCTAAGTATCCGTTATTCCCACAGAACCTGTCCCCGCAGGATTTTTCACCCGTCATTCCCACGCAAGTGGGAATCCAGAACCAGGCCACAGTCTGGATTCCCGCTTACGCGGGAATGACGTTTTTCATGACCCCTTGCGAGCCCAGAGCTGTGAGCTTGTCGAACAGTCGAAGGGCTCATGACGGTTCACCTGCGGACGCCCATCATCATTCTCCCTTTTCATTCTCCTCAGCTGCCTTGACCTCAAGGTTAAATATCTTCCTTATCGTCTCCACATATAGTAAGCCATTGCTCGAGTTCGACTCTGATTTAAGGGCTACAAGAGGGCCGTGCAGTATCTTGCTCACTATCGTATTCGTCAGCCCTTCTACCACTGCTATCTCTTCAGGAGACAGCGTCCTCAGTTTTTCCGTCATCCGATCCAGCTCCTTTTTCCGTATATCCTCAACCTTATCCCTGAGGGCAACAATTGTGGGCACAACCTCGAGCGATTTAAACCATTTCGAAAATGTCCCTACCTCTTCCACAATGATCTGCTCCCCCTTATCCGCCTCCTCCTGTCTCGTCCTGCGGTTTGCCTCAACAACCGCCTGCAGGTCATCTATATCATACAAAAATACATTATCAATCTTATTAATTGCAGGGTCAATATTTCTCGGAACTGAAATATCTATGAGAAAAATTGGCGTGTTTCTTCTCTTATGAATAATATCCTGCATATGTTCAGCCCTTATAATATAATCAGGGGCACCTGTGGAACATATTACAACATCAGACCTCCCCATTTCCTCTAAAAAATTTTCAAATCTTACTGCACGGCCATTATAGGCCTGCGCAAGGTTTAACGCCCTGTCATAATTTCTCGTGGAAACAACTATCTCTTTGATGCCGCTGCTGACAAGGTAATTAGCTGCAAGCTCACCCATCTCACCTGCGCCAACAAGCAGCCCCCTTTTATCCCTCAAACTGCTGAAGATCTTTTTTGCAAGCTCTACTGCAGCAAAACTTATAGATACGGCATTTTCAGCAATCCTGGTCTCTGTCCTCACACGTTTGGCAACTGATATGGCTTTTTTAAAGAGCTTATTTAAGATCGCACCGGTCGTCTTGTTTAACAGGGCCGTGTCAAAGGCATCCTTTACCTGTCCAAGTATCTGAGGTTCGCCCACCACCATCGAATCAAGGCTTGAGGCAACCCTGAAAAGATGTTTTACGGCCGCCTCATTTTTATGAATATAGAGGTGTTGTGTCAGGGACTCAATCGGCAGGTGAGTCTGGTATGAGTGCAAAAAATCTTTGACCCTTGCGATACCGACCTCAGATTTGTCAACAATGGCATATATCTCCACACGGTTGCATGTGGACAGGATAAGGCATTCACTGACATTCTCATAACCTTTGAGCCGTACAATTCCATCTGACAGCATCTGGCCTGAAAATGACAGCTTCTCCCTCACTTCAACCGGCGCTGTATTATAACTGAGTCCTGTTAATATGATGTCCATAACCTTTAGTGCACACCTTTACATGAAGGCGTGCTTTCCATGCAGGAGCATATTGACTCCCACAAAGGTAAAGATCACGCCGGCAAACCCTATAATTGCCAGCCAGGCTGCCTTCCTGCCACGCCATCCCACTGTTATCCTTCCATGAAGCATCGCAGCATAGAAAAGCCATACTATCAAAGACCACGTCTGTTTAGGGTCCCAGTTCCAGTAGGTACCCCAGGCAAACTCGGCCCAGATTGAGCCTGTAATTATGCCAAGGGTCAGGAGAGGAAAACCAAAGGATATGGCGCGATAATTGAGATTGTCCAGCATGTCAAGGGCCGGTAGTTTAAAATAGAGCTTGTTAAACCTCTTGGATTTCAGAAACCACTCCTGCAGCAGATACATTATACCTGCAAGAAATGCCATAGAAAAGGCCGCTGACCCCATTATGGCGAGGATGGTATGAACACCAAGCCATGCACTCTGCAACTGGGGATCAAGCATCTTTATCTCCATGGGAAGCGTGGCAGAAGATATAAGGGAAATAAAGGTGACAGGCAACACGAATGAACCCAAAATATAGATCCTGTACTTATACTCTATGAGGAGAAAGGCAAGGACAAGCGCCCATGAGAAAAAGGACATGGCCTCATGGAGGCTTGTTATGGGTATATACGATGCCTCAGCAGTACGCACTATAAGTGCGGCCGTATGAATCAGAAAACCAAGGCCCGTCAGTCCAAAGGACAACCTCGGCGGTCTTTCCTTCCTGCTGACAAGAAAGTAGAGAAACGAAGCCATTCCAAGGAAATAGGCCCCAAGGGCAGCCTTAAAAAAAAAGATGTTCACCATGTTTGGATAGTTTAACTTTATTGAAGAATGCGTGTCAAGAAAAGTACTTGACAAACCATTAATTTGGGAATATTATCCCAAATCTGAACCATTATTGATAACTATCCCCAAAACGGAGGTGCCTTATGAGAAACTAACTAACTTGTTTACAGAAGGAGGCAACAGTAATGAAGAAGAATATTTACCACAAATTAATCCGTTTCTTGTTTTTGGTCACTATATTGGCCCCCCTCAGGGTCTACGGGTATAATCCGGTAGAATCGAGCATCCAGTTACGAGAACGGGGAATACAAAGTTATCTGAGTGAATCTGCCTTTCTGTCCACCATCAGGAATAATGATGCATCTTCAGTTAAGCTATTTCTGGACGCCGGCATAAATCCCGATGCCAGATACCAGGATAATACAACTGCATTAATACTCGCTGCAGGAAATGGAAACGAAGTTATTGTTAAAGCCCTTCTCGACCGGGGTGCCGACGCAGGGGCGGTGAATAAGGATGGCCTGACCCCCCTGGTAACAGCCTCCATACATGGGCATACGGCTATTGTAAAGTCCTTGCTGGAACGAACTTCAAACGAGGACGAAAAGATTGCAGCACTGATGGTTGCAACTATGAAGGGGCATACCGGCATCGTTCAGGCCCTTCTGTCCGGCGGGGCTGATGTCAATGCCAGTGACAGGTATGGCTGGACCCCCCTCATGTATGCAGCAAGGATGGGGCACACAAGGATTGCAAAGATTTTACTGGCTAACGGAGCTTTGGCAAACAACAGTGACAGCTCTGGACAGACCGCCCTTTTACTTGCAGTCAAAGAGGGTCACTACGATATTGTAAAAATCCTTATTGATAAGGGCGCGGATCCGAATATCAAAGACTCCGAAGGAAAAACAGCCCTGGTATATGCAACAGAGAGAGGATATAATGACATCGTAAGGGTTTTGCTTGATAATGGCGCCAGCCCGGTTAGGGGTAAGTTTGGCATGTCATTGCTGGAAACTGCCGCAATCAATAATCAAAGTAACATTGTGGAAACCCTTCTGGACAGAGGGGTAGATAGTGATGTCAGCAATGATGTACTTATGCTTGCAGCGGGCCTCGGTCACAGCGAAGTTGTTCAGTCCCTTTTGTCAAGAGACGCAAATGCCAATACCATGACTGAATCCGGAACAACGGCGCTGATGATTGCATCAGAGCAGGGACATCCGGATGTCGTCAGGATATTGTTGAACAAGGGTGCCAGGATTGATGATGTCACTGCTCAGGGCGAAACAGCCCTGATGATCGCTGTAAGGCAGGGGCA from Nitrospirota bacterium includes these protein-coding regions:
- a CDS encoding nucleotidyltransferase domain-containing protein, coding for MNIRKINKELTSIWQEFQDVEIAYLFGSHVAGKARKTSDIDIAIYAPKLTLDRYCKLWARITKALGTEKIDLVTMSDKPASFRYQIIREGRVIYFKNEDLLNDFELKTWQTYMDKKHLRRIYLRNMHEGLRHGV
- the rsmI gene encoding 16S rRNA (cytidine(1402)-2'-O)-methyltransferase, which codes for MNNTGKGILYIVSTPIGNLEDITLRALKVLGSVRLIAAEDTRHTQKLLHHYDIHTPQTSYHDHNKEEKSEILIAKLKEGHDIALVSDAGTPGISDPGYYLINRAIEENIKITPIPGPTASIAALSISGLPTDAFVFEGFLPSKSAARQKRLKELSSERRTIIIFETPRRASSTLEDIFEILGDRKIVLTRELTKMFEEVIRDRVSGVMEKIMGRSLKGEITIIIEGAQEETVTDISDLRSCLEMLMKKEGLSLKDAVTRASKDMNLPRNKVYREALKIK
- the hpt gene encoding hypoxanthine phosphoribosyltransferase codes for the protein MERIYGKPLITQREIEKRVRELGAKITADYDGKDLLMICLLKGAYTFFADLVRNIQLPVMVDFMMVSSYKERSTSCGAVNIVQELTTPIEGKDVLLVEDIIDSGLTLDYIYKALLAKNPDSLKLCVLLDKAERRKHSVPIEYLGFTIPNKFIIGYGLDYQDKYRNLPHIAILDKGEVE
- the tilS gene encoding tRNA lysidine(34) synthetase TilS, with translation MLIKKVRDTIRHHDMLAKGDTVLIGVSSGPDSVCLLHLLKELQDEYDLTLHIAHLNHGFRGEEAEEDSRFVQDMGKTLGVPVIAEYSDTPAYAREYRISKQEAAREVRYRFFGLAADKTGADRIALGHTADDQAETFLMRLLRGAGSHGLSGIPPVRDKIIRPLIGVFREEIKEYLSENDIHCRIDSSNLTPVYLRNKIRLELIPHLAKEYNPNIMDTLVRSLNILRDEDVFLDNYVRKIFRDMVINESEGMIKFDVKRFDSCEEPVKRRLVRFAVEAVKGAEGIALSCRHVEEALALLQNDRAGEIDFPAGVAAERRGDVFSIYLRSAVTSTPQYAYTVRVPGDTIVPEAGMKINTTIRTSPVLKEGLTDATEAGRSAALFDMSKFSEPLVIRNRRDGDFFCPQGMGGKKKKIKEYFIDLKISRRERDRIPLLTSPEGIMWIAGYRGDERFRVTTETKKILEVKVVRIAA
- a CDS encoding bifunctional riboflavin kinase/FAD synthetase, with amino-acid sequence MNIIRGIAAIPKGLTNTVVTIGNFDGVHLGHQELLQRVVRRASETGAVSVVITFEPHPAKVLRPDKAPRQLISLQEKIELFQSFGINIVICIEFTPEFAGKSPDEFAEDLLCNKIGARVIIVGANYKFGKGQSGDVPYLRQKGKMLGFEVEEAEPVVIEGKRVSSSWIRELLLKGEVDTAAGLLGRYYSVDGVVMPGHHRGMLLGYPTANIYTVDEAIPQNGIYAVRVLRGQMILEGACYIGNQPTFAGERIGIEVYLFDFSGQLYHEHLTVQFIRMIREEKKFGDKEELILQITKDVEDARAVLTKLQ
- the hemB gene encoding porphobilinogen synthase is translated as MAFPKNRMRRMRATETHRRMVRETSLSVDDFIYPLFVVHGRNVQREISSMPGVFQLSVDNIVREAKEVSSLGIPAVILFGIPEHKDEKGSEAYDDNGIVQQAVRAIRDSVPDLIVITDVCLCEYTSHGHCGVVKDGKVLNDPTLELLARESVSHVKAGADIVAPSDMMDGRVSVIRQALDKEGFEDIPIISYGAKYASAFYGPFREAAESTPQFGDRRSYQMDPANSREAMQEIALDIEEGADIVMVKPALPYLDIICRIKERWDIPVAAYNVSGEYSLVRAAGRLGWIDESRVMMETLTSIKRAGADIILTYFAKDAALVLREDR
- a CDS encoding uroporphyrinogen-III synthase, with amino-acid sequence MNMQLTGKKIVITRPSDQQEEFASMLSALGAEPVRFPVIAIAPPDSWEAADRAIENISKYDWVIFTSVNGVTSFAGRLILLQKDVTQTLSGIKICAIGLKTAEVVEQYGLEVDFMPDEFRAESVAGGFLEMGSPANNVLLPRAQVGRDILPVELARVGIKVDVIPVYKAIRPDADALKLRKMLQDREIDVVTFTSSSCVKNFVEIIGLDQYKMLLTGVKIACISPVTSDTVKKYGLGVDIIPDRYTVADLAKAIAGYYCNVLQKGSKT
- the hemC gene encoding hydroxymethylbilane synthase, translated to MKEIRIGSRGSKLAIWQAEHIKSELEARYAGITVTIQKIKTTGDKILDVPLAKVGGKGLFVKEIEDALLRNDIDIAVHSMKDVPAILPEGLCIGAIPEREDPRDALLSRDGSGFLHLRHGARIGTSSLRRISQLLNQRPDIVIHPLRGNLDTRIKKLEAGEFDAIILAAAGIRRLGWADRITEYLPETTSVPAIGQGALCIECRESDGDTLDIIRPLDHMETNICVRAERAFLKRLEGGCQVPIGAYATMKGDGIAIEGFVASVDGRRMVREKRSGTADNPEDAGIALAESLLAQGGQEILQEVYGIRN
- a CDS encoding glutamyl-tRNA reductase, producing MDIILTGLSYNTAPVEVREKLSFSGQMLSDGIVRLKGYENVSECLILSTCNRVEIYAIVDKSEVGIARVKDFLHSYQTHLPIESLTQHLYIHKNEAAVKHLFRVASSLDSMVVGEPQILGQVKDAFDTALLNKTTGAILNKLFKKAISVAKRVRTETRIAENAVSISFAAVELAKKIFSSLRDKRGLLVGAGEMGELAANYLVSSGIKEIVVSTRNYDRALNLAQAYNGRAVRFENFLEEMGRSDVVICSTGAPDYIIRAEHMQDIIHKRRNTPIFLIDISVPRNIDPAINKIDNVFLYDIDDLQAVVEANRRTRQEEADKGEQIIVEEVGTFSKWFKSLEVVPTIVALRDKVEDIRKKELDRMTEKLRTLSPEEIAVVEGLTNTIVSKILHGPLVALKSESNSSNGLLYVETIRKIFNLEVKAAEENEKGE
- the ccsB gene encoding c-type cytochrome biogenesis protein CcsB, which translates into the protein MVNIFFFKAALGAYFLGMASFLYFLVSRKERPPRLSFGLTGLGFLIHTAALIVRTAEASYIPITSLHEAMSFFSWALVLAFLLIEYKYRIYILGSFVLPVTFISLISSATLPMEIKMLDPQLQSAWLGVHTILAIMGSAAFSMAFLAGIMYLLQEWFLKSKRFNKLYFKLPALDMLDNLNYRAISFGFPLLTLGIITGSIWAEFAWGTYWNWDPKQTWSLIVWLFYAAMLHGRITVGWRGRKAAWLAIIGFAGVIFTFVGVNMLLHGKHAFM
- a CDS encoding ankyrin repeat domain-containing protein — encoded protein: MKKNIYHKLIRFLFLVTILAPLRVYGYNPVESSIQLRERGIQSYLSESAFLSTIRNNDASSVKLFLDAGINPDARYQDNTTALILAAGNGNEVIVKALLDRGADAGAVNKDGLTPLVTASIHGHTAIVKSLLERTSNEDEKIAALMVATMKGHTGIVQALLSGGADVNASDRYGWTPLMYAARMGHTRIAKILLANGALANNSDSSGQTALLLAVKEGHYDIVKILIDKGADPNIKDSEGKTALVYATERGYNDIVRVLLDNGASPVRGKFGMSLLETAAINNQSNIVETLLDRGVDSDVSNDVLMLAAGLGHSEVVQSLLSRDANANTMTESGTTALMIASEQGHPDVVRILLNKGARIDDVTAQGETALMIAVRQGHTNVVQYLLEKGARINVSAHEGDTPLIAAIRYGYPEIVQILLDEGDKIDAGTSEGDTPLMIAARYGRNEIVQILLSRGANVNASTKAGMTPLIAAAMKGEVKIAKSLLDKGADVNAATKEGITPLIFAAGFGSKDMVSTLLARNAHVNAKTSEGLTALIVASEQGYSDVVLILLANGADTTIRTIDGQTALTMAEKKHHSGITRLFTLNYPLVKNRAGL